A single Natrinema pellirubrum DSM 15624 DNA region contains:
- a CDS encoding tyrosine-type recombinase/integrase yields the protein MTGVAITDAVDTYIQRKAVGDPDGSGAGAYASNAESILRRWAEWLETDHGIRSIDALAVDHMRAYAAELRRRTERGQYTASTAGTYYAVVRAFLSWCVRGGILETNPAATDRAEAALPTADARPTSDSWTADQRRELERHVRERALESGTRSTSERRTRLREYAMVAVLAHSTVRGSELFRVPDDDRRVGATWDDVDFYTGTIRVLGKSQRLEDVPLPARARTPLRRYRIVLDPPANDWPLFPTGHAPSIARRVRTVLAERGHDEAEIESLLETSTARELARERAIAPPAITTEGARSVLRRLCEAAGLEVDGDYLTPRGVRGDRIDDDYRQEATASKPTLRASVLEQSIAVPPEEPLVVDAEPVEGEESSDSG from the coding sequence GTGACCGGCGTCGCGATCACCGATGCGGTCGACACCTACATCCAGCGCAAGGCGGTGGGCGATCCCGATGGCTCCGGCGCGGGTGCTTACGCCTCCAACGCCGAGTCGATCCTGCGGCGGTGGGCCGAGTGGCTCGAGACCGACCACGGGATCCGATCGATCGACGCCCTTGCAGTCGATCACATGCGCGCCTACGCCGCGGAGCTTCGCCGCCGGACGGAACGGGGCCAGTACACCGCCTCGACCGCCGGCACCTACTACGCCGTGGTTCGGGCGTTCCTCTCGTGGTGCGTTCGTGGCGGCATCCTCGAGACCAATCCCGCCGCGACCGACCGGGCCGAGGCAGCGCTGCCGACCGCCGACGCCCGGCCCACAAGCGACTCGTGGACGGCCGACCAGCGTCGCGAACTCGAGCGCCACGTCCGCGAGCGAGCGCTCGAGTCGGGGACCCGGTCGACGAGCGAGCGCCGAACCCGCCTGCGCGAGTACGCGATGGTGGCGGTCCTCGCCCACTCGACGGTCCGGGGCTCGGAGCTGTTCCGGGTCCCCGACGACGACCGCCGTGTTGGCGCGACGTGGGACGACGTGGACTTCTACACGGGGACGATCCGCGTGTTGGGCAAGTCCCAGCGCCTCGAGGACGTCCCGCTCCCGGCCCGAGCGCGGACGCCGCTGCGTCGGTATCGGATCGTACTGGACCCGCCCGCGAACGACTGGCCGCTGTTTCCGACCGGCCACGCCCCGTCGATCGCCCGCCGCGTGCGGACGGTCCTCGCCGAGCGTGGCCACGACGAAGCAGAGATCGAGTCGCTGCTCGAGACCTCGACGGCCCGGGAACTCGCCCGCGAGCGTGCGATCGCGCCGCCGGCGATCACCACCGAGGGGGCGCGGTCGGTTCTACGCCGGCTCTGTGAGGCGGCTGGGCTCGAGGTCGACGGCGACTACTTGACGCCACGCGGGGTCCGCGGGGACCGGATCGACGACGACTACCGACAGGAGGCGACGGCCTCGAAGCCGACGCTACGGGCCTCGGTGTTAGAGCAATCGATCGCCGTCCCACCGGAGGAGCCGCTGGTCGTCGATGCCGAGCCGGTCGAGGGCGAGGAGTCTAGCGATTCCGGCTGA
- a CDS encoding ABC transporter substrate-binding protein, which yields MDESRRRVLAGIAGGGLASLAGCATGDTADETAFTIGLAADPTDTSRYDNWGGMAPYWTRVIEPLVWGTDDMQPKPWLATDWTATDDTTWEFELRKGVRFHNGAELTADDVVYTFEENILSERGDFVYGWLHLEPGSVTKRDEYTVAFETTDPFPGFPGTIAHNMIDIQPPAADRQAGEIIGTGPFTLEEIRRGQYVRVERFADYWGGKPAPTELTFRAAEDETTRTDLLESGEVDLIYMPAKSRLSSFRDRDDVRVESQQSAGAVSVWLNIYRDPTDDLALRRALNYAVSQTELVETVLEGVGEPARGPISTVIDWVDEDELPTYERDRDTARDLVDQSAYDGSELTCLVDTDMDDGRTIGQVLQSSFKEIGVDVSLEVRERAAINDLTDRGEFHLLVGSTGSNSPGADYLMWENFHTMGVDNKNRYEADGTGLYNLGGKVDDLIETGYQARDPAAKRDAYIEAQRKIMAAAVVVPLFYQEYVVAADAALDGLELHPIEKFAEWSDLTRTTSR from the coding sequence ATGGACGAGTCACGTCGACGGGTACTCGCCGGCATCGCCGGTGGGGGACTCGCCTCTCTTGCCGGGTGTGCAACCGGCGACACGGCCGACGAGACCGCATTTACGATCGGGCTGGCGGCGGATCCGACCGACACCAGTCGATACGACAACTGGGGCGGCATGGCTCCCTATTGGACACGCGTCATCGAGCCGCTGGTCTGGGGCACTGACGATATGCAACCGAAACCGTGGCTCGCGACCGACTGGACCGCCACCGACGACACCACCTGGGAGTTCGAACTCCGCAAGGGCGTCCGCTTTCACAACGGTGCGGAACTGACTGCCGACGACGTCGTCTACACCTTCGAGGAGAACATCCTCTCCGAGCGCGGCGACTTCGTCTACGGGTGGCTCCACCTCGAACCGGGCAGCGTCACGAAACGCGACGAATACACCGTCGCGTTCGAGACGACGGACCCGTTCCCCGGCTTCCCCGGCACGATCGCCCACAACATGATCGACATCCAGCCGCCCGCAGCCGATCGGCAGGCGGGCGAGATCATCGGTACCGGACCGTTTACCCTCGAGGAAATCCGGCGCGGGCAGTACGTCCGCGTCGAACGGTTCGCGGACTACTGGGGCGGCAAACCGGCCCCGACGGAACTCACGTTCCGGGCGGCCGAAGACGAGACGACGCGGACCGATCTCCTCGAGAGCGGCGAGGTCGATCTGATCTATATGCCGGCCAAAAGTCGCCTCTCATCGTTTCGCGATCGCGACGACGTTCGCGTCGAATCCCAGCAGTCCGCGGGGGCGGTTTCGGTCTGGCTCAACATCTATCGCGACCCGACCGACGACCTGGCCCTGCGGCGCGCGCTCAACTACGCGGTCTCCCAGACGGAACTCGTCGAGACGGTACTCGAGGGGGTCGGCGAGCCGGCCCGCGGCCCGATATCGACGGTCATCGACTGGGTCGACGAGGACGAACTGCCGACCTACGAACGCGATCGGGACACCGCGCGTGACCTCGTCGATCAGTCGGCCTACGACGGCTCGGAACTGACCTGTCTCGTGGACACCGATATGGACGACGGGAGGACGATCGGACAAGTTCTCCAGTCGTCGTTCAAGGAAATCGGCGTCGATGTCAGTCTCGAAGTCCGCGAGCGCGCAGCAATAAACGACCTGACGGACCGCGGCGAGTTCCACCTTCTGGTCGGGAGTACGGGATCGAACAGCCCCGGCGCGGACTATCTCATGTGGGAGAACTTCCACACGATGGGTGTCGACAACAAGAACCGCTACGAGGCCGACGGGACCGGGCTGTACAACCTCGGCGGCAAGGTCGATGACCTCATCGAGACCGGCTATCAGGCGCGTGACCCGGCCGCGAAACGCGACGCCTACATCGAGGCACAGCGGAAAATCATGGCGGCGGCCGTCGTCGTCCCGCTGTTCTACCAGGAGTACGTCGTCGCCGCCGACGCCGCGCTCGACGGTCTCGAACTCCATCCGATCGAGAAGTTCGCCGAGTGGAGCGACCTGACGCGAACGACCTCACGATGA
- the nikB gene encoding nickel ABC transporter permease translates to MTTYDYLASRLTTSLAVTVGVSLVTYGLIFLTPGEPAEIILSQQLGRQPSAAEIEAFRAENGLNEPVPVQYLNWLLDVCRGDLGTSYYSDTPVSTLIVEALPVTLELALAAMVVALAISIPAGVASAVHQGSSIDYASQLGALLGVSMPNFWLAYLLILLFPLTLGVFPVAGAGSVGHLVLPAITLGTGMAAVVTRLVRSSMLEVLDEAYVDTARSTGLRERIVVYKHALRNALVPVVTVLGLQLGTLLNGAVVVEIIFQRPGLGTLLVDAVFERNYPVVQGVTLVTAVVFVVTNLVVDLTYRYLDPRVRLGGETA, encoded by the coding sequence ATGACTACCTACGATTACCTCGCGTCCCGACTCACGACGTCGCTTGCCGTTACGGTCGGTGTCTCGCTTGTCACGTACGGGCTGATATTTCTCACGCCCGGCGAGCCGGCCGAGATCATTCTCTCCCAGCAGCTCGGCCGCCAGCCCTCTGCGGCCGAAATCGAGGCGTTTCGGGCGGAAAACGGCCTGAACGAGCCGGTCCCGGTCCAGTACCTGAACTGGCTGCTGGACGTCTGCCGGGGCGATCTCGGCACGTCGTACTACAGCGACACGCCGGTCTCGACGCTGATCGTGGAGGCGCTACCGGTGACACTCGAGTTGGCCCTTGCCGCAATGGTCGTCGCGCTCGCGATTTCGATCCCCGCTGGCGTCGCCAGCGCCGTCCACCAAGGCTCCTCGATCGACTATGCAAGCCAACTGGGCGCGCTACTCGGCGTTTCGATGCCGAACTTCTGGCTCGCGTACCTGCTGATCCTGCTGTTCCCGCTGACGCTCGGCGTCTTCCCGGTCGCCGGTGCCGGCAGCGTCGGCCACCTCGTGTTGCCAGCGATCACACTGGGTACCGGCATGGCTGCCGTCGTCACGCGACTCGTCCGAAGTTCCATGCTCGAGGTCCTCGACGAAGCGTACGTCGATACCGCCCGCTCGACGGGACTCCGTGAGCGGATCGTCGTCTACAAACACGCGCTGCGAAACGCGCTCGTCCCGGTCGTAACGGTTCTCGGCCTCCAGTTGGGGACATTGCTGAACGGCGCAGTCGTCGTCGAGATAATCTTCCAGCGGCCGGGGCTTGGTACGTTGCTCGTCGATGCGGTGTTCGAACGCAACTACCCGGTCGTACAGGGGGTCACCCTCGTTACCGCGGTCGTCTTCGTCGTAACGAACCTGGTCGTCGATCTCACGTACCGCTATCTCGATCCCCGCGTCCGGCTCGGGGGTGAGACGGCGTGA
- the nikC gene encoding nickel transporter permease, with protein sequence MIGCFEALVAGLRRRYRAVRTSRATAAFFANPLNVVGLVIVATLTIAAVFGPVVAPTDPSSQELANRLQPPTLAHPMGTDQLGRDVFSRLLYGARLSLGIAVAVTAIRLVLGTAIGLLAGYAGGLIDELLMRLVDVQLAFPGLVLALVVAGILGPSLRNVMLALAVVGWASYARLVRSSVLSTKEREFVQAARLMGVSRHRIAIRHLLPNTIGPIIVLATMNLGTVILGTAGLSFIGLGAQPPTPEWGTMLSTGRHHLRGAWWLANAPGAAIMLTVLGFNLLGDGLRDVLDPNHDTPLEKPT encoded by the coding sequence GTGATCGGCTGTTTCGAGGCCCTCGTGGCGGGCCTTCGACGACGGTACCGTGCGGTTCGGACGTCCCGGGCGACCGCGGCGTTTTTCGCGAACCCGCTCAACGTTGTCGGGCTGGTGATCGTCGCCACCCTGACGATCGCCGCCGTGTTCGGTCCCGTCGTCGCACCCACCGACCCGTCGAGTCAGGAACTCGCGAATCGATTACAGCCACCGACACTGGCCCATCCGATGGGGACCGATCAACTCGGACGGGACGTCTTCTCGCGACTCCTATACGGTGCCCGGCTCTCGCTCGGTATCGCCGTCGCCGTCACCGCGATAAGGCTCGTCCTCGGGACGGCGATCGGCCTGCTCGCGGGCTATGCCGGCGGCCTGATCGACGAACTCCTGATGCGACTCGTCGACGTCCAACTCGCGTTCCCGGGGCTGGTACTCGCACTCGTGGTCGCCGGCATTCTCGGCCCCAGCCTCCGAAACGTGATGCTCGCACTCGCGGTCGTCGGCTGGGCATCCTACGCCCGTCTCGTCCGCAGCAGTGTCCTCTCGACGAAAGAACGCGAGTTCGTCCAGGCGGCCCGGCTGATGGGCGTCTCCCGGCATCGCATCGCCATCCGCCATCTCCTCCCGAACACCATCGGCCCGATCATCGTTCTCGCGACAATGAACCTCGGAACGGTGATACTGGGAACGGCCGGTCTTTCGTTTATCGGCCTCGGCGCACAGCCACCGACGCCCGAATGGGGAACGATGCTTTCGACCGGCCGCCACCACCTCCGGGGGGCGTGGTGGCTCGCGAACGCTCCGGGCGCGGCGATCATGCTCACCGTCCTTGGATTCAACCTGCTCGGTGACGGGCTCCGTGACGTCCTCGATCCGAACCACGATACACCCCTCGAGAAACCGACGTGA
- a CDS encoding dipeptide ABC transporter ATP-binding protein: MTGQSTDSTLLSIDNLHTQFQTRNGLVRAVEGVSMTVDQGEIVGLVGESGSGKSVTARSIVGLQDPGEIVRGSIHLDDVAVTDATDRQLRRLRGDTVSMVFQDPTETLNPVFDVGEQIAESIKVHEEPGPQRLLEYLHLPPFSSRSEWREYRERAIDLMEQVGIASPADRVDAYPHELSGGQRQRAGVAIALASDPDLVIADEPTTALDATTQAQLLERFRQYNAERGTAILLITHDLGVVAEICDRVVVMYAGEVMETGPTERILEDPRHPYTKALLECLPQRVDRESRLPAIDGSVPEPTADRAGCPFAPRCEYATAACRDGEVPTVALADGRGSVTCVESNWSESDTPSSSRGAPDARSESTAAAESAPGDSDRPSPIVELEGVSRHYSLASGLIERLLGADDTLRAVDGVDLEIRAGETLALVGESGCGKSTLASLITGLERPTAGTVRIDGTPVGSVADRDADTLTDVGVVFQDPHSSLNPRLTVEQTIGEPLRSVGWDRPRRKDRVRELLDRVGLSEHQATSYPHELSGGQIQRVAIARAIALDPSLVVLDEPVSALDASVQARLLNVLADLQADLGLAYLFISHDLTVVEHVADRVAVMYLGELMEVGPADRVFDRPTHPYTTALLEAIPSLEPGGSMGASIADAPPNPTDPPSGCVFRTRCPMAEPKCAATDPEQHQLEAGRSKCHFARDH, encoded by the coding sequence ATGACTGGACAATCGACGGATTCCACGTTGCTTTCGATCGATAACCTCCACACGCAGTTTCAGACCCGCAATGGCCTCGTCCGCGCAGTTGAGGGCGTCTCGATGACCGTCGACCAGGGCGAAATCGTCGGCCTCGTCGGCGAGAGCGGGAGCGGCAAATCCGTGACCGCACGCTCGATCGTCGGCCTCCAGGACCCGGGCGAGATCGTCCGGGGATCGATCCACCTCGACGACGTGGCAGTGACCGATGCGACCGACCGACAGCTCCGCCGGCTCCGGGGAGACACCGTCTCGATGGTGTTTCAGGACCCGACTGAGACGCTGAACCCCGTTTTCGACGTCGGCGAGCAGATCGCCGAATCGATCAAGGTCCACGAGGAACCCGGTCCCCAGCGCCTGCTCGAGTACCTCCATCTCCCGCCGTTTAGCAGCCGGTCGGAGTGGCGCGAGTACCGCGAACGGGCGATCGACCTCATGGAACAGGTCGGAATCGCCAGCCCGGCCGACCGGGTTGACGCATACCCCCACGAACTCTCCGGCGGACAACGCCAGCGGGCCGGCGTCGCGATCGCGCTCGCATCCGACCCGGACCTGGTGATCGCCGACGAACCGACGACCGCGCTCGATGCGACCACGCAGGCACAACTCCTCGAGCGATTCCGTCAGTACAACGCCGAGCGCGGGACGGCGATCCTGCTGATCACGCACGATCTGGGCGTCGTCGCCGAAATCTGCGACCGCGTCGTCGTGATGTACGCCGGCGAGGTGATGGAAACCGGCCCGACCGAACGCATCCTCGAGGACCCTCGCCACCCGTACACGAAGGCGCTGCTCGAGTGTCTCCCCCAGCGCGTCGACCGGGAGAGCCGACTCCCGGCGATCGACGGATCGGTTCCCGAACCGACCGCCGATCGGGCAGGCTGTCCGTTTGCCCCCCGGTGTGAGTACGCGACTGCCGCCTGTCGGGACGGGGAGGTCCCGACCGTTGCTCTCGCTGACGGCCGCGGAAGCGTCACCTGCGTCGAGTCGAACTGGTCCGAGTCGGATACCCCGTCCTCGAGCAGGGGCGCTCCCGATGCCAGGTCCGAATCGACCGCGGCCGCCGAATCGGCCCCGGGCGACTCGGACCGACCGTCCCCGATCGTCGAACTCGAGGGTGTTTCCAGACACTACTCGCTCGCGAGCGGGCTGATCGAACGCCTCCTCGGAGCCGACGACACGCTCCGGGCCGTCGACGGGGTCGACCTCGAGATCCGGGCCGGAGAAACGCTCGCACTCGTCGGCGAGAGCGGCTGTGGCAAGTCCACGCTTGCATCGCTGATTACCGGCCTCGAGAGGCCGACGGCCGGGACGGTCCGAATCGACGGGACGCCAGTCGGCAGCGTCGCCGACCGCGATGCCGATACCCTCACCGACGTCGGCGTCGTCTTTCAGGACCCGCACTCGAGTCTCAACCCCCGACTGACGGTCGAGCAAACGATCGGTGAACCGCTACGGAGTGTCGGCTGGGACCGACCTCGTCGCAAGGACCGCGTCCGCGAGTTGCTCGATCGCGTCGGGCTCTCGGAACACCAGGCGACGAGCTACCCGCACGAACTCTCGGGCGGACAGATCCAGCGCGTCGCGATCGCGCGTGCGATCGCACTCGATCCCTCGCTCGTCGTCCTCGACGAGCCGGTCTCCGCGCTCGACGCCTCCGTTCAAGCCCGCCTCCTCAACGTCCTCGCGGACCTTCAAGCCGATCTCGGTCTCGCCTATCTGTTCATCTCTCACGACCTGACCGTCGTCGAACACGTCGCGGACCGCGTGGCAGTGATGTATCTCGGGGAACTGATGGAGGTCGGCCCCGCCGACAGGGTGTTCGATCGGCCGACACATCCGTACACGACGGCACTGCTCGAAGCGATTCCGTCGCTCGAACCCGGCGGTTCCATGGGGGCCTCGATCGCGGACGCGCCGCCGAACCCGACCGATCCACCGAGCGGGTGTGTCTTCCGGACCCGCTGTCCGATGGCCGAGCCGAAATGTGCGGCTACCGACCCTGAGCAGCACCAACTCGAGGCGGGCCGCTCGAAGTGTCACTTCGCCCGTGATCACTGA
- a CDS encoding alpha/beta hydrolase: MPESHRIPIETAAATGSAPEVAAVHHETDSDDWIVFCHGLRSDKSGSYEGRCRRAVREGYNAVRFDCRGCGESDGTFVDATLEARLADLRAVTEYFDPDSYVLFGSSFGGKMAFHAAATDDRVRAVATRAPVTTTDTFDEYRSTIDRDGGGYSSRPANGSTVGSSRRWIATPSTMSSNRSRSRSRSSTAVPTTSSIPPTVSRPLGDSRPTSSSSGSPAKAIASRGWPRTDCGSDCSTGSSGPAARAGGADPLCSG, from the coding sequence ATGCCGGAATCACACAGGATCCCGATCGAAACGGCGGCCGCGACGGGGTCGGCCCCCGAGGTCGCCGCGGTGCATCACGAAACCGACTCGGACGACTGGATCGTGTTCTGTCACGGCCTCCGCAGCGACAAGTCCGGCAGCTACGAGGGCCGGTGTCGGCGGGCCGTCAGGGAGGGGTACAACGCCGTCCGGTTCGACTGCCGGGGCTGTGGCGAGTCCGACGGTACGTTCGTCGACGCCACCCTCGAGGCTCGACTGGCCGATCTCCGTGCCGTGACCGAGTACTTCGACCCCGATTCGTACGTCCTCTTTGGCTCGAGTTTCGGCGGGAAAATGGCTTTCCACGCCGCCGCAACGGACGACCGGGTGCGGGCGGTCGCGACGCGTGCGCCCGTGACGACTACCGATACGTTCGACGAGTATCGGTCGACCATCGACCGCGACGGGGGGGGGTACAGTTCGAGACCGGCGAACGGATCGACCGTCGGTTCCTCGAGGCGCTGGATCGCTACCCCTTCGACGATGTCGTCGAATCGCTCTCGGTCCCGGTCGCGATCTTCCACGGCGGTGCCGACGACGTCGTCGATCCCGCCGACAGTTTCGCGGCCGCTCGGCGACTCGAGACCGACGTCCTCCTCGAGCGGTTCGCCGGCGAAGGCCATCGCTTCTCGCGGGTGGCCGAGGACCGATTGCGGAAGCGATTGTTCGACTGGCTCGAGTGGGCCGGCGGCGAGAGCAGGCGGTGCTGATCCGCTGTGTAGTGGATAA
- a CDS encoding UbiA prenyltransferase family protein, with protein sequence MDTRTVHTPFLLNLWLCIGAVLMVCITAITLDIPLSAIGVGILLPALGVYVIYVEDRRNISPEDRINNAYRTALVERFDTPLLYTSLASIVIYQAITLFFAIGLASTSRTGLALLIAQLPLVFIYTYDDSKRYPVIDSAYVAVVWAVLIFLPIFLSTTLRVTMPTVAVFMAWFAIIFAGVESRNVNDITGDDEVNRATVAAILGPRRTKYLVVSLKTAGLGTIYGLGGVLPALLTVVYLLYLSLCSVN encoded by the coding sequence GTGGATACACGGACCGTTCATACCCCCTTCCTGTTGAATCTCTGGCTTTGCATCGGCGCTGTGCTTATGGTATGCATAACCGCAATCACGCTCGATATCCCACTTTCAGCAATCGGTGTTGGGATACTCCTCCCTGCACTGGGTGTATACGTCATTTACGTCGAGGACCGGCGCAACATCAGTCCGGAAGACCGCATCAATAACGCGTACAGGACGGCGCTCGTCGAACGCTTCGATACGCCACTGCTCTATACGAGCCTCGCCAGTATCGTCATCTATCAGGCCATCACGCTCTTCTTTGCGATCGGCCTCGCATCGACGTCACGGACAGGACTCGCACTACTCATCGCACAATTACCGCTTGTATTCATCTATACGTACGACGACTCGAAGCGCTATCCCGTCATTGATTCTGCATACGTCGCAGTGGTCTGGGCAGTGCTGATTTTCCTCCCGATATTTCTCAGTACGACACTGCGTGTTACGATGCCAACGGTGGCGGTGTTCATGGCCTGGTTCGCCATCATCTTTGCAGGTGTCGAGTCACGGAACGTAAACGACATCACCGGAGACGACGAAGTGAACCGCGCGACTGTCGCCGCTATTCTCGGCCCGCGCCGGACGAAATACCTCGTGGTGTCATTGAAAACAGCCGGACTCGGTACGATCTACGGGCTGGGCGGAGTGCTTCCGGCACTCCTCACGGTAGTATACCTGCTCTATCTCTCTCTCTGTTCCGTGAACTGA
- a CDS encoding sensor histidine kinase: MSTLPALYSAYTVYDKRRKPAIQWFILFMVLAAAWAFLYATMNLVPAAGLTYAIANVFWTVVTATGGAFFLFAYEFAYKQPLSNRVAVLFFLPAIVFFTLSWTNPGDIVYTAEYTVGTDGVLQVGFPQGILFVSIVQGYGYLMTIASTALFFAEAIHSDGKHRRRAVTLAIFFIGVLVATTLTIVDYLPPYYDGTALLYGFAGIYFAHSVNRHGFLEFSPVARNQAFNAINEAVFILNAEDEIIDGNSTAAETFDVNLDSRERIEDVLPTRSSTGEIEGTFSRTERGELKYYTTQTQPFAYGRGLAGKLIVVGEITKLKQREKELERIKDVLIRFFRHDIRTSMQIILGQSESLQKDLPDGGDDNLTDIVDTSEDIVNKAHKIRLIDSVIGEDRNVVASLPEMVEDGITKAEIPSDTVLEVSIHDVDVQCHSKFAFAVQELIENAVEHRGQPDQATVVLRSEIEDDAVTLFVEDDGQGIPETELEVLREEGETQMSHLSGIGLWIVKYLTEKAGGVFECRNRHSGGAQIRITLPVPAESEDEPARTVSDR, translated from the coding sequence ATGAGTACTCTCCCAGCACTATACAGCGCCTATACGGTGTACGACAAGCGGCGGAAACCGGCAATCCAATGGTTTATTCTCTTCATGGTTCTGGCGGCCGCCTGGGCATTTCTTTACGCGACGATGAATCTAGTCCCAGCCGCTGGCCTTACGTATGCGATCGCGAACGTCTTCTGGACAGTCGTTACTGCAACAGGTGGCGCGTTCTTCCTGTTCGCGTATGAGTTTGCCTACAAACAACCGCTATCGAACAGAGTTGCCGTCCTCTTTTTTCTGCCCGCGATCGTATTCTTCACCCTTAGTTGGACCAATCCGGGTGATATCGTCTACACTGCCGAGTACACTGTTGGTACCGACGGCGTGCTTCAAGTCGGGTTCCCACAAGGAATCCTGTTCGTCAGTATCGTTCAGGGATACGGCTATCTGATGACGATCGCCAGTACTGCGCTTTTCTTCGCAGAAGCCATCCACTCGGACGGAAAGCATCGCAGACGAGCGGTGACACTCGCGATATTCTTCATCGGCGTACTGGTCGCCACGACACTCACAATCGTCGATTATCTTCCCCCATACTACGATGGAACCGCGCTACTGTACGGGTTCGCGGGAATCTACTTCGCTCACTCCGTGAACCGGCATGGGTTTCTGGAGTTCTCACCCGTCGCTCGAAACCAAGCGTTCAATGCCATCAACGAAGCGGTTTTCATTCTTAACGCCGAAGACGAAATCATCGACGGGAACAGTACCGCTGCTGAAACGTTCGATGTGAACTTGGACTCCCGGGAACGTATCGAGGACGTCTTGCCGACCCGTTCTTCGACAGGCGAAATCGAAGGGACGTTCTCTCGGACGGAGCGTGGCGAACTCAAGTACTATACGACGCAGACGCAACCGTTTGCGTACGGCCGTGGGTTAGCCGGGAAATTAATCGTCGTCGGAGAGATAACGAAACTCAAACAGCGGGAGAAGGAACTCGAGCGGATAAAAGACGTTCTAATCAGGTTCTTTCGACACGATATCCGGACGTCGATGCAGATTATTCTCGGCCAATCGGAAAGTCTCCAAAAGGACCTTCCCGATGGGGGCGACGATAATTTGACAGATATTGTGGATACCTCGGAAGACATCGTGAATAAAGCCCACAAAATTAGGCTTATCGATAGTGTGATCGGTGAGGACCGGAACGTGGTTGCTAGCCTCCCGGAAATGGTCGAAGACGGTATAACGAAGGCCGAAATTCCCTCGGATACCGTTCTCGAGGTGTCAATTCACGATGTCGACGTACAGTGTCATTCGAAATTCGCTTTCGCCGTTCAGGAACTAATCGAGAACGCGGTCGAACACCGTGGCCAGCCCGATCAAGCTACCGTGGTGCTTCGGAGCGAAATAGAGGACGACGCTGTAACGTTATTCGTCGAAGACGACGGCCAGGGCATCCCCGAAACCGAACTCGAGGTACTGAGAGAGGAAGGAGAGACCCAAATGAGTCATCTTAGCGGGATCGGACTCTGGATCGTGAAGTATCTGACCGAAAAGGCGGGCGGTGTCTTCGAGTGTAGAAATCGGCACAGCGGCGGTGCACAGATCCGTATTACGCTTCCCGTTCCTGCGGAGTCCGAGGACGAGCCAGCCCGGACCGTTTCGGATAGGTAA
- a CDS encoding ArsR/SmtB family transcription factor: protein MSEETDLSTLLSVLDDEYAREILTHTSVEPMSASTLSERCDASLPTIYRRLDRLEECRLVTEETELASDGNHYSVYSANLDHLELSLEEGSFELELTYREEDVADKFTRMWEGMR from the coding sequence GTGAGTGAGGAAACTGACCTGTCGACCCTGCTTTCGGTTCTCGACGACGAGTACGCACGGGAAATCCTCACCCACACGAGCGTCGAACCCATGTCTGCTAGTACCCTGAGCGAACGGTGTGATGCCTCCCTCCCGACGATCTATCGACGACTCGATCGCCTCGAGGAGTGTCGCCTCGTCACCGAGGAGACCGAACTCGCATCCGACGGCAACCACTACAGCGTCTATAGTGCGAACCTCGACCACCTCGAACTGTCCTTGGAGGAGGGATCGTTCGAACTCGAGTTGACGTATCGCGAGGAAGACGTCGCCGACAAGTTCACCCGGATGTGGGAGGGGATGCGATGA
- a CDS encoding DUF7521 family protein, which translates to MSRNVVRIDEATLFELLTVASLFLVALFGAVIAYQAYRGYRRNDAQSMLYLSIGLSLLTVFPFLLNVFVTTLVDPDQVVIALLENVSRLLGLVAITYSLYGRH; encoded by the coding sequence ATGAGTCGGAACGTCGTCCGGATCGATGAGGCGACGCTGTTCGAGCTGTTGACCGTCGCGAGTCTCTTCCTCGTCGCGCTGTTTGGCGCGGTCATCGCGTATCAGGCCTACCGGGGGTACCGGCGCAACGACGCACAGTCGATGCTCTATCTGTCCATCGGTCTCTCGCTGTTGACGGTGTTTCCGTTCCTGCTCAACGTCTTCGTGACGACGCTGGTCGATCCCGATCAGGTCGTCATCGCGTTGCTCGAGAACGTGAGCCGACTGCTCGGACTGGTCGCGATCACGTATTCGCTGTACGGGCGACACTGA